CTACAAATAAACAGTACTCCGACGATTCGTTATTCACGTTAAATTCTCCCGGAAAATTATATATGATACCGGATTTTTCAGGTAATGAATTTTATTTATTTCCCGATATGGCAAATTCTGCTTATTACACGGTTACAAGAATAAAACACCGTGCAAGTTTTAAAAATATGCAGATAATTGATGTTAAAAATGAGATCGACAGGATGTTATTTGAAAACATCCCGGGTGATATTCAGTCAAAAACCGACATCGTTTCCAACACAGGGCTTAAAGGTTATGATATTGTAAGCAAAACTAAAAGAGGAAATTATTTGCGTTTCAATATTTTTATTTCGCCATTGGAAACTTATATTTTTAAGGTTGGGGGAATTGGTGAATTTGTAATAAAATCAAAAGAAGCCCAGAATTTTTTCTCTACCATCCAATTTAAAGCACAAAAAGAAAACAAATGGACAAGTTATAGTCCTGCCTGGGGATTATTTTCCATCAACCTGCCTGCAACCAGAATTACAGACGCTGTGGAATCCGATGAAACAGTTAGCATGTCGCAAACCATTTGTGAGGGTGAAGCTGTGGATGAATCCGGCTTTTATTGGTTTACAACCTACTATTTAAATGATGATGATTTTATTGAAGAAGATAGTTTTGAACTTGTTAGACTTACCGATATGTTCAACGAACAATTCAAAAAAAATAAATATGAAAAAAAGGTAGAACAATTTTTAACTTACGAAGGTCATCCTGCATTAGAAACAGTTTTTAACAAAAAGGATTCTTATTTATATACTAAGGTTGTTATAATTGGTCCTTATTATATTTTCATGGCAGCTTTGAACAACACTGATAAATATCCGGAGCAGTATTTCAGTTCGTTGAAATTGCAGAAAATAAAATACGATAAAGAATTCGAGATGTATATTGATACTTCTATGAATTTTACGGTTACTACTATAACTCCATTGGTGGATACCATACTTACATTTGAAGATATTGATTACAATTATTCCGATTATTATGATTATGGATATAAAAATAGAGATGAGGATGAGGATGTTAGCTACCTTCCTGAAAACAGGAATAAGTTATTCAGATCAGAGGCATCTCCTGAAAATATTTTTGTATCATATGCTAAATTTCATAAATTTTATTCTGAAAAAAAGGAAGATGAATTTTGGAGTGAAGTGGATTCATCCGTAATTAATTATTCGGGAATGAATTTGAGCAGGAAAAAATTTACCAAAAAGAGCAGCGGACACGAATTGGAATTTTTACTGACCGATACCGGCAGTACAAGGGGGATTTACCAAAAAATAATATTGAAGGATAATGTAATATTTAATTTAAGCACCTGCGTTGATACCTTACAACCCTATTCTGATTTCGTGCAAAATTTTTATACTAGTTTCGTCCCAGTTGACAGCACCTATGGCCCATCAATATTTGAGAGTCGGGCAGATCTATATTTTAATCAGCTTTTTAGTTCAGATACCATTTTAAATAAACAAGCTATTAATTCTATTACCGTTATAGAATTAAATGACAGCGATGCAGATAGTTTAATAAAATATATCGAGTCGGTAGAATTTAAAAAACTAGACCTGGATCAACGGGAATCGTTTATTGATAAACTTGCGGATCTAAAAAACAAAAATGTTATCCCGGCTTTAAAGAAAATATATCTCGACGCAGGCGATACCAGTACAATTCAATTGGTTGTCCTTAAAGGTTTAGCATCTATCAGAACCAAGGAATCGATAAAAACATTTAGTGAATTATTATATGTAGAAACGCCTCTTGCAAAAAAAGGGAGTTCTTTAAATTGGATATTTTTGCCTTTAAATGATAGCCTGGAACTTGCGGTTGACTTATATCCTCAATTATTCGATTTTACCAACCTACCTGAATATCAATTTGCCACATATCGTATGCTGGCATTAATTTCTAAAAATGACAGCAGTAAAATAAAATTATTCGAAGACCATAAAAAACAGATCATAGCCGAAGCAAATTCCGAATTAAAACGATCGATGGCGGGAAATGAGGTTGAGAATAAATATTCTTACTCCTACAATTCCTACAATAACAACGCTTATTTTCCTAAATTGAAGGACATTACAGAGGGTGGCGGTGAAAGTTATTATTCTCCAATATTCAGTGATTATAATTATAATGATTATTATTACGATAATGTGTTCAGTGATTATTATCCGGGCACCAATAGTATTAAAACGAGTTACCCCTGGGCTACCAACTTACTTGATTATTACAGTGTTATATTATCTAATTTTTATGATGATCCGGCTGTTGTTAAATATTTTAACAAAATAAATAAAAGTAATGATGAGGGATTGATCTATCGCACTTCGTTAACACTGGCTAAAAATAACTTACCTGTTCCCGACAGCATTTGGACAAACCTGCTGGAAAACAGACAATGGCGATATTTTACAGTTAAACAATTGCAAAAACTCGAGCAGGCAAATAAACTTGATACTGCATTTACTTCCCAATTAAAAATTGCGGAAGGCTGTTTATATCAATATGAGTTTAAAGAAAAAGAGGATTCAATTAAATACATTTCTAAAACATTGGTGAATACAAAAAATGGTCCCGGTTATATATATTTCTTTAAAAGCAAGATCGGAAATGATAAGGGATGGAATCTGGATTGTGTGGGAGTTCAACCTGTTGATCAAACCAAATTTGAAATAGAACCCATGTTTGTTGATTATGGTTCGGTGATCCTGGATGAAGAAGACCTTGAGAAGAAAATAGAAAAAATTGTAAAAAATATTGAGTTGCTAGGACGACAAAGAGTTAATTTAGAATCTGACAATAATGATTACGATTATTATGATGATTATTAAGTTTATTATTTCATGAAAAATATTCTATTTTTCTGGTTGAGTATTACTGTTTTCAGCGTTAATGCACAATTTAGCTTAAACAATAAATATGTTGATGCTGATAGCATATCATCCCTAAAAGAAAAAAAATATTATTTCAATAACAACCCTTACGATCTTTCTTTTAAAAAAGAATTAATTTTTGCAATTCCAATTACTGCGCTAGTGATTGCAGATCTTGAAGTGAAAGCAAAACAATTTACTCAGGAAGATCTCGCCGCACTCAACACCAATAATATCCCCTGGTTTGAAAGAAATATTATTTATTTTGACACTGCTACTGCTGCAAGAGCTGACGAATTAAGCGATCTTTTTAATAAATCGGCTATTTTAATTGGCGTAACATCCGTGCTTATACCTGCCTGTGATCTTCCTGAAATGTTTACCAATTTATTTATATATTATGAAGGTATAATGATTAATTCCGGTATAACAGACCTTTTGAAAAAATCGGTCGGTAGAGTAAGACCATATGCTTATAATACTACCCTTCCCGATGAATACCGAATGAGCGGGGCAGTAAATAGTTCCTTTCCAAGCGGACATTCAAGCTCCTCTGCTTTCAGTTGTTTTTTTGCTGCTAAAATGATAGATGATTATTTAATTGATGATGAAAACAGGTTGCTTAAAACTATTAATTGGACAACAGCTGCATTAATTCCGGCATGGGTGGGATATTTAAGAATGGCGGCAGGAGTTCATTTTCTAACGGATGTTGCAGCCGGATATGTTATAGGTGCAAGTTGCGGATTTTTTATTCCTGTGTTGCATAAATCCAAATATGAAAATATTTCCCTCGCTCCTGCTTTATGGAATGAAGGAAACGGATTAAGTTGTACAATAAAATTTTAGCTAAGTGGATTTATTTTATTTCGATCTGTAGTTCTTTCAACTCTTCCTGAGAAATTGTTGGATGTGTCATTCCCTCCTGCATTTTCTTCACCATTAATTCTGCAACTTTTTTTGCCTCCCCTTCTGAAACAAAAGTGTGCAAACCGTTTACTGCCGGGATGTTTGGCTGGTGAATATATTTCTCGTTGTTTATATAAATATCAAAACCAAAACCATACCCTTCGGCAAACGTTTTTATTTCATAAGTTGCAGGTTGAGGCTCAGGGATGAGATTTCCATTATGTTTGTTATTTTCTTCCATAATTTTTGTTTCCCGGTCAGAATTGTTGCAGGATAATATGGAAAAAATACTTATAAATAAAAGGGCATAAAATTTCATCAGATCACAATAAATTTTTTAACACCTATATCATCAGCATACGAAACCACCATTTGATAAACACCTTTGGGCAGATCTTTATTTTGGAATGTGAAGGAAGTTGTGTTATTAAAAAAAGAAATTCTATTCCAATTGCAACTGCTACTAACATCATTACCCTGCATATCATATACCCGAATTAATGCATTGGTAAAATCCACAACAGAATTAATATTCACTGTAGCATAATTGTTAACCGGATTTGGAAACAATTCGATATTTTCCAGAGGTGAAAATAAATTCAACACCGCTACAGTCGTATCTGTTGTATCCTGATGAATTATATTTGTAGTATCACCCCATAACCAAATATCATAATGAAATCCGGTATCGTAGCCCATACCGACGAACGCCATGGTATCGATTACAAAGGCTGTAAGATTTGATCTTGCACCTCCTGGAAAATCGGGCAATTGCAACCAGCTATCGGTAATTGGATCATACTCCCAAAAATCATTTCTGTTGGTTAATGTTGTATCGTATCCGCAAACGAGATAACCTTTTCCATTTAAAGAAAATGCAGCAGAACCATATCGGGCACTTCCTCCAAAATCGTTTCGGAGAAACCATGCATTTGCTCCTGCATTATATTCATAAATATCATTTTTAAAAGCGCCATCATCACCTGTTCCGACAAATACGCGACTTTCAATTACAAATGCAACAGCTAATCTTCGAGCTGTTCCACCAAAATCTGCTTTTTGTGTCCAGGTATTTGAAATAGTATCAAATTGCCATAGATCTTTTTTCAAACCAGAGCCGTCCTGACCTAAACCAATATATCCTTTTCCTTCGACAGAAAATCCGATTCCGCTTCTTCTGTCAATTCCTCCAACTGATGATTTTGGAGTCCAGATATTGGTAAGATAATTATATTCCCAAAAATCATTTAAAAATGGATCGCCACCCTGACCAGTTCCGATATATCCTTTGTTGCCGATAGTAAATGCAGCGGCCACATTTCTTTCTAAGCCCTCTCCTATTGCACCACCTAAACTTTCTGTCTGAAACCAGCTATCCATTATGGGATCGTAAGCATAAAAACTTCTTCTGAAATCTTCTCCATCATAACCTAATCCAACAAAACCATAATCGCTGAAACCAAATGAAGAAACAGCACTTCTTCCATCACCCGGAAAATCAGCTTTCTGTTCCCAGTTATTTTCTGCAAAAGTTTTTTGATCAGCAATAAATAAAATGCAGATCATAAATAATATCTTTCTCATCCACTTTCCCATTATTGAATATAAATTTTGCCTGTTACAAATTCTGATAGTCCTTCCTGATCGGTAATTTGAATTTCGTACAAATAAATTCCTGCAGCAAGATCATTTCTATAAAAATTGAATTTATTATTTGATGCATCATTATCCGTAAATACCATTGCTCCATTTGTATTAAATACTTTTAATTGCGCAGAAACCATATTCTGTGGTTTTTCAAAAGCAATTACGGTATTTTGATGCATAGGATTAGGTGTAACAGTGGTTGCCAATCTAGTATCTTCATAATCTTCAGGTGAAAAAAGAAAATAGGGTTTATATTTATACATACTTCTTTTTACACCATCGGGACCTTTTCCCGTTCCTACATAACCATAATTCCCAATAGTAAATGCAACACAAGATCTCCTTTCGGTTCCGGGAATACTTGCTTTTTGCATCCAGGTATCTGTTGCGGGATTATATTCATAAAAATCTTTTTGATATCCCCCATCTGTTCCCAAACCAACAAACCCTCTGCCTAAAATCTCCAATCCAACTGCATTAAATCTCGGTGAACCCGGAAAATCTGCAATCTGTTTCCAAATATTTGTTTGAGGATCATATTCATAAAAATCGTTTCTATAATAATCTTCATCTGCACCACAACCAACATAACCTTTGCCGGCTATGGAAAATGCAGTTGCACCGTATCGTGTACCTGCAGGAAAATTTGCTTTTTTTACCCAATCATCAGCAACCGGATCATATTCCCATAATTCGTTGGAATAATAACTTGAACCCAGTTTTCCACAAACCAAATATCCCTTTAAAGGTGTGGCAAATGCCGAGGCATAATATATGCCGCCACCAAAATTTCCTTCCCAATTGTCCTTTTCTGTCCAGGTATTTGTAATAGGATTATATTCATAAAAATCGTCTTTTTTAGAACCCGTCCAGGCAATAAATCCATTAATTCCGGTTCCTACATACCCTCTGTTTCCAATTGCAAAGGCAATCGCATCTCTCCTTTGGGAACCCGGCATATCAGCTTTTTGGCTCCAGGAATTGGAGCCAGGATCATATTCCCAAAAATCCTTTTTACAGGTATTTGAGGTATCCAAACCTGTTCCTACATAAGCGCGGCCTCCGACAACGAACGAAACAGCCCTTTCTCTTTCTCCACCACCAAAAGAAGCTATGGAGGACCACGTGTTTTGACTAAAACACGTTGTTAATAAAAGTAAAGTAGAGGTGAGTGTAAATAATTTTTTCAAATTCTATTATTTAATTTCATTCAATGTGTTATTCCGTTTTTAATTCCCACAAGTCTTTAAGATTGGTTCCACTGGTTCCAAGTCCGCAATAACCTATATTTCCGATGGTAAAAGATGTCATATATCTTCTACCGATTCCAGGAAATTCAGGAACGGAATCCCAGGCATTTGTAACGGGATTAAATTCCCACCAATCGCTATAATTATCACCGCTGGAATAGTTATCACCTGTGCCAATGTAACCCTTTCCATTCATGGCAAACCCACATGCCTCTTGTCGTTCCGGTCCCGGTACATCCGCCCGAACGATCCAGGTATCAGTTAAAGGATCGTACTCATAAAAATCGTTGCTGGAGCTGAATGCATTACCGGTGCCGATATAACCTTTATCGCCAATTGCAAATCCTACAGCCGCTATTCTACCGGCTCCGGGAAAATTTGCCATTTGAGTCCAATTATTTGTTGCGGGGTCGTATTCCCAAAAATCTTTTCTATAAGTGGCATCACTTCCGGTACCAACATACCCCTTATTACCAATTGCAAATCCAACCCCGCCATGTCTGGCCGAACCTTCAAAATCAGCAATTGCGGTCCAGGTGTTCGTTATTGGGTTGTATGCATAAAAATCGTCGTGTTCTATAAAAAATGGATCGCGACCAGTTCCAACATAACCTATTCCATTAATGGTAAAGGAGGCACATTGTAGTCTTTTTCCTCCCGGGAAATCCGCTTTTTGAGTCCAGGTGTTAGTACCGGGGTCAAATTC
The genomic region above belongs to Bacteroidota bacterium and contains:
- a CDS encoding TraB/GumN family protein, with protein sequence MKRNVFLLLLSLPFLIFTANAQTKSLLWKISGNGMSKPSYIYGTMHVSDKIAFHLTDSFFIALKSADIIALESNPESWIENDFGNKKGSNQQSNSYYGNYYDYNYTDFYTEATTIEIPDIKTYSAAFADNSYLINGYLYRYNDNRGDYAEETYLDLFIFQCGKKLNKQIAALEGEQEVLKLLQKAYEPTEDEDEDKDYITQRKIMEELEEDGTNLYEQIDEAYRNGDLEKLDSLELITLPSKKYKYYFIEERNRNMVRRMDSIMNKGKTIFTGIGAAHLPGEFGALNLLREMGYTVTPVKGKITGKSIKEKDKIDNTFYVQPTNKQYSDDSLFTLNSPGKLYMIPDFSGNEFYLFPDMANSAYYTVTRIKHRASFKNMQIIDVKNEIDRMLFENIPGDIQSKTDIVSNTGLKGYDIVSKTKRGNYLRFNIFISPLETYIFKVGGIGEFVIKSKEAQNFFSTIQFKAQKENKWTSYSPAWGLFSINLPATRITDAVESDETVSMSQTICEGEAVDESGFYWFTTYYLNDDDFIEEDSFELVRLTDMFNEQFKKNKYEKKVEQFLTYEGHPALETVFNKKDSYLYTKVVIIGPYYIFMAALNNTDKYPEQYFSSLKLQKIKYDKEFEMYIDTSMNFTVTTITPLVDTILTFEDIDYNYSDYYDYGYKNRDEDEDVSYLPENRNKLFRSEASPENIFVSYAKFHKFYSEKKEDEFWSEVDSSVINYSGMNLSRKKFTKKSSGHELEFLLTDTGSTRGIYQKIILKDNVIFNLSTCVDTLQPYSDFVQNFYTSFVPVDSTYGPSIFESRADLYFNQLFSSDTILNKQAINSITVIELNDSDADSLIKYIESVEFKKLDLDQRESFIDKLADLKNKNVIPALKKIYLDAGDTSTIQLVVLKGLASIRTKESIKTFSELLYVETPLAKKGSSLNWIFLPLNDSLELAVDLYPQLFDFTNLPEYQFATYRMLALISKNDSSKIKLFEDHKKQIIAEANSELKRSMAGNEVENKYSYSYNSYNNNAYFPKLKDITEGGGESYYSPIFSDYNYNDYYYDNVFSDYYPGTNSIKTSYPWATNLLDYYSVILSNFYDDPAVVKYFNKINKSNDEGLIYRTSLTLAKNNLPVPDSIWTNLLENRQWRYFTVKQLQKLEQANKLDTAFTSQLKIAEGCLYQYEFKEKEDSIKYISKTLVNTKNGPGYIYFFKSKIGNDKGWNLDCVGVQPVDQTKFEIEPMFVDYGSVILDEEDLEKKIEKIVKNIELLGRQRVNLESDNNDYDYYDDY
- a CDS encoding phosphatase PAP2 family protein, whose translation is MKNILFFWLSITVFSVNAQFSLNNKYVDADSISSLKEKKYYFNNNPYDLSFKKELIFAIPITALVIADLEVKAKQFTQEDLAALNTNNIPWFERNIIYFDTATAARADELSDLFNKSAILIGVTSVLIPACDLPEMFTNLFIYYEGIMINSGITDLLKKSVGRVRPYAYNTTLPDEYRMSGAVNSSFPSGHSSSSAFSCFFAAKMIDDYLIDDENRLLKTINWTTAALIPAWVGYLRMAAGVHFLTDVAAGYVIGASCGFFIPVLHKSKYENISLAPALWNEGNGLSCTIKF
- a CDS encoding DUF4907 domain-containing protein, whose protein sequence is MKFYALLFISIFSILSCNNSDRETKIMEENNKHNGNLIPEPQPATYEIKTFAEGYGFGFDIYINNEKYIHQPNIPAVNGLHTFVSEGEAKKVAELMVKKMQEGMTHPTISQEELKELQIEIK
- a CDS encoding T9SS type A sorting domain-containing protein produces the protein MRKILFMICILFIADQKTFAENNWEQKADFPGDGRSAVSSFGFSDYGFVGLGYDGEDFRRSFYAYDPIMDSWFQTESLGGAIGEGLERNVAAAFTIGNKGYIGTGQGGDPFLNDFWEYNYLTNIWTPKSSVGGIDRRSGIGFSVEGKGYIGLGQDGSGLKKDLWQFDTISNTWTQKADFGGTARRLAVAFVIESRVFVGTGDDGAFKNDIYEYNAGANAWFLRNDFGGSARYGSAAFSLNGKGYLVCGYDTTLTNRNDFWEYDPITDSWLQLPDFPGGARSNLTAFVIDTMAFVGMGYDTGFHYDIWLWGDTTNIIHQDTTDTTVAVLNLFSPLENIELFPNPVNNYATVNINSVVDFTNALIRVYDMQGNDVSSSCNWNRISFFNNTTSFTFQNKDLPKGVYQMVVSYADDIGVKKFIVI
- a CDS encoding gliding motility-associated C-terminal domain-containing protein; this encodes MKKLFTLTSTLLLLTTCFSQNTWSSIASFGGGERERAVSFVVGGRAYVGTGLDTSNTCKKDFWEYDPGSNSWSQKADMPGSQRRDAIAFAIGNRGYVGTGINGFIAWTGSKKDDFYEYNPITNTWTEKDNWEGNFGGGIYYASAFATPLKGYLVCGKLGSSYYSNELWEYDPVADDWVKKANFPAGTRYGATAFSIAGKGYVGCGADEDYYRNDFYEYDPQTNIWKQIADFPGSPRFNAVGLEILGRGFVGLGTDGGYQKDFYEYNPATDTWMQKASIPGTERRSCVAFTIGNYGYVGTGKGPDGVKRSMYKYKPYFLFSPEDYEDTRLATTVTPNPMHQNTVIAFEKPQNMVSAQLKVFNTNGAMVFTDNDASNNKFNFYRNDLAAGIYLYEIQITDQEGLSEFVTGKIYIQ
- a CDS encoding galactose oxidase gives rise to the protein MNRLKTGFLVALFLVNIHSTQVAATLVWTEKANFGGEARHRAIGFSIGNRGYMGLGHYNAIVDVLFEDIWEFDPGTNTWTQKADFPGGKRLQCASFTINGIGYVGTGRDPFFIEHDDFYAYNPITNTWTAIADFEGSARHGGVGFAIGNKGYVGTGSDATYRKDFWEYDPATNNWTQMANFPGAGRIAAVGFAIGDKGYIGTGNAFSSSNDFYEYDPLTDTWIVRADVPGPERQEACGFAMNGKGYIGTGDNYSSGDNYSDWWEFNPVTNAWDSVPEFPGIGRRYMTSFTIGNIGYCGLGTSGTNLKDLWELKTE